A region from the Mycolicibacterium phlei genome encodes:
- a CDS encoding sugar transferase has protein sequence MAETRAATALAWQERYRKALIATDAIVVVIAMIIAQVARLGTPDSVLNAPTAYYAVFSYYSILSVIVAAIWLGLLAAYRTRSPRVIGGGVEEYRRVFSATLATVGVIAVGLMLLRPEYARGYLAVGIPLGLLLLLLSRSLCRRVLARQRKKGKCVQRVVAVGDARAVRSLVQSLSRGWSFGYQVVGVCLTGRSGGGTLEVPGVGALPVLGDEHQVHEAILATGADTVALTTTDHLGPEGVRELSWDLDKLGVDLVVSPGVVDVAGPRLTMRPVAGLPLIHVEKPQYSGTKKLQKRAFDIVVSILVLLLTAPVMLVAAIAIKLTSKGPVFYKSERIGLDGKPFEMIKFRTMVDGADKQIDNLLHINESAGGVLFKIRNDPRVTPVGRILRKYSIDELPQFINVLRRDMSVVGPRPPLRREVDTYTDQVRRRLLVLPGITGLWQVSGRSDLSWEDSVRLDLSYVENWSITNDLLIAAKTIRTVAVGAGAY, from the coding sequence TTGGCCGAGACGCGCGCCGCGACCGCTCTGGCGTGGCAGGAGCGCTACCGGAAAGCACTGATCGCCACGGACGCGATCGTGGTGGTCATCGCCATGATCATCGCCCAGGTGGCGCGGTTGGGAACCCCGGACAGCGTCCTCAACGCGCCGACCGCGTACTACGCCGTCTTCTCCTACTACTCGATCCTCTCGGTGATCGTCGCCGCGATCTGGCTCGGTCTGCTGGCGGCCTACCGGACCCGCTCGCCGCGCGTCATCGGCGGTGGCGTCGAGGAGTACCGCCGGGTGTTCTCCGCCACACTGGCAACCGTCGGGGTGATCGCGGTCGGGCTGATGCTCCTGCGCCCGGAGTACGCGCGTGGCTACCTGGCTGTCGGTATTCCGCTCGGACTTCTTCTGCTTCTGCTGAGCCGCAGCCTGTGCCGGCGTGTGCTGGCGCGCCAGCGCAAGAAGGGCAAGTGCGTGCAGCGGGTGGTCGCCGTCGGCGACGCCCGCGCGGTGCGCAGCCTGGTGCAGTCGCTGTCGCGGGGCTGGTCGTTCGGCTACCAGGTCGTCGGTGTGTGCCTGACCGGGCGCAGCGGCGGCGGCACCCTGGAGGTGCCGGGGGTGGGCGCCCTGCCGGTCCTCGGCGATGAGCACCAGGTGCACGAGGCGATCCTGGCCACCGGCGCCGACACCGTCGCGCTCACCACCACCGACCACCTCGGACCCGAGGGCGTTCGCGAACTGTCCTGGGATCTGGACAAACTCGGCGTCGACCTGGTGGTCTCGCCCGGCGTCGTCGATGTCGCGGGCCCCCGGCTGACGATGCGCCCGGTGGCCGGTCTGCCGCTGATCCACGTGGAGAAGCCGCAGTACAGCGGAACCAAGAAGCTGCAGAAGCGCGCCTTCGACATCGTGGTCTCGATCCTGGTGCTGCTGCTCACCGCGCCGGTGATGCTGGTCGCCGCGATCGCGATCAAGCTGACCAGCAAGGGCCCGGTGTTCTACAAGTCGGAGCGGATCGGCTTGGACGGCAAGCCGTTCGAGATGATCAAGTTCCGCACCATGGTCGACGGCGCCGACAAGCAGATCGACAACCTGCTGCACATCAACGAGAGCGCGGGCGGCGTGCTGTTCAAGATCCGCAACGATCCGCGGGTCACACCGGTCGGCCGGATCCTGCGCAAGTACAGCATCGACGAACTGCCCCAGTTCATCAACGTGCTGCGCCGCGACATGAGCGTCGTCGGGCCGCGGCCGCCGCTGCGCCGCGAGGTCGACACGTACACCGACCAGGTGCGCCGCCGGCTGCTCGTGCTGCCCGGCATCACCGGGCTGTGGCAGGTCAGCGGACGCTCGGACCTGTCGTGGGAGGACTCGGTCCGGCTCGACCTGTCCTACGTGGAGAACTGGTCGATCACCAACGATCTGCTCATCGCGGCCAAGACGATCCGCACGGTCGCCGTCGGCGCGGGCGCGTACTGA
- a CDS encoding lipase family protein, with protein sequence MSNQRGGGFRAAVWAVIAVVVVAAVVAAVNLQPIISMVALRLVNQFPSSGGAPVPVATADLTDTGPGSLVSATTMPAVTRTFEGRDLVAARVVYRSTSGDDESPTVVSGSVFTPRGAAPDDGWPVVAFGHGTLGIDGRCGPSLSPSLMNLVNVVRVLARLGYAVALPDYQGLGVKGVHPYSDSITAGRNMIDAVRALRHTFPDVSDRWAAMGDSQGGGAAWAADELAAEYAPELRLVGALASSPSADLAGLVDKADAGTLTREQRPVLQMIVESLARLHPEEVNRDDFRRGAAAHYWNVLADCTEAGAYKRGNAVKQLSARDFTPRSPQAADRLRGYLQAWALPQKPLSAPLYVWYGGQDPYIDADWTTAAIQRACTLGGVVTVKFEPEGGHNPGNALNMLDWMADRFAGKPAPDDC encoded by the coding sequence ATGAGTAACCAACGCGGTGGGGGGTTCCGCGCGGCGGTCTGGGCGGTGATCGCGGTCGTCGTGGTGGCTGCGGTGGTCGCGGCGGTGAACCTGCAGCCGATCATCTCGATGGTGGCCCTGCGGTTGGTCAACCAGTTCCCGTCCTCCGGTGGGGCCCCGGTCCCGGTGGCCACCGCCGACCTCACCGACACCGGACCCGGATCGCTGGTCTCGGCCACCACCATGCCTGCGGTGACCCGCACCTTCGAGGGTCGCGACCTGGTCGCCGCCCGCGTCGTCTACCGCTCGACCTCCGGGGACGACGAGTCGCCGACCGTCGTGTCCGGGTCGGTGTTCACCCCGCGCGGCGCGGCGCCCGACGACGGCTGGCCGGTGGTGGCGTTCGGGCACGGCACCCTCGGTATCGACGGGCGGTGCGGCCCGTCGCTGTCGCCGTCGCTGATGAACCTCGTCAACGTGGTGCGGGTGCTGGCCAGGCTCGGCTACGCCGTCGCACTGCCCGACTACCAGGGACTCGGCGTCAAGGGCGTGCACCCCTACTCGGACTCGATCACGGCCGGGCGCAACATGATCGACGCGGTGCGGGCGCTGCGGCACACGTTCCCGGACGTCTCCGACAGGTGGGCCGCGATGGGCGACTCCCAGGGCGGCGGCGCCGCCTGGGCGGCCGACGAACTCGCCGCCGAGTACGCACCCGAGCTGCGACTGGTCGGCGCGCTGGCGTCGTCTCCGTCGGCGGATCTCGCCGGCCTGGTGGACAAGGCCGACGCCGGCACCCTGACCCGGGAACAGCGGCCCGTGCTGCAGATGATCGTCGAGTCACTGGCCCGGCTGCACCCCGAGGAGGTCAACCGCGACGATTTCCGCCGCGGCGCCGCCGCGCACTACTGGAACGTGCTCGCCGACTGCACCGAGGCGGGCGCCTACAAACGCGGCAACGCGGTCAAACAGCTCAGCGCCCGCGACTTCACCCCGCGAAGCCCCCAGGCCGCCGACCGGCTGCGCGGTTACCTGCAGGCCTGGGCGCTGCCCCAGAAACCGCTCAGCGCACCGCTTTACGTGTGGTACGGCGGTCAGGACCCCTACATCGACGCCGACTGGACGACGGCGGCGATCCAGCGCGCCTGCACCCTCGGCGGGGTCGTCACCGTCAAGTTCGAACCCGAAGGCGGGCACAACCCCGGTAACGCGCTGAACATGCTCGACTGGATGGCGGACCGATTCGCCGGAAAGCCCGCACCCGATGACTGCTGA
- a CDS encoding biotin--[acetyl-CoA-carboxylase] ligase: MTAERAPLDAAALRAAVLGGSSPWRRIDVVAETSSTNADLLARAETENIDGAVLIAEHQTAGRGRRGRSWSAVPHAQITMSVGVDVTGVPTDAWGWLPLATGVAVADTVASVGATAALKWPNDVLAGGGKLAGILAEVTPGQQAVVIGVGLNVSLRADEIPVDGVVSLTTLGVPAPDRQQLIGRLLGELGTRIGAWRAAGGFDARLRADYRRCSATFGQRVRAILPGDSEVVGTARDVDDEGRLILEADGRTVTISAGDIVHLRPHE; the protein is encoded by the coding sequence ATGACTGCTGAACGCGCACCCCTGGACGCCGCGGCCCTGCGCGCCGCCGTGCTCGGCGGTTCCTCGCCGTGGCGGCGGATCGACGTGGTCGCCGAAACCTCTTCCACCAACGCCGATCTGCTGGCCCGCGCCGAGACCGAGAACATCGACGGCGCCGTGCTGATCGCCGAGCACCAGACCGCGGGCCGCGGCAGGCGCGGCCGCAGCTGGTCGGCGGTGCCGCACGCACAGATCACCATGTCCGTCGGGGTCGACGTGACCGGGGTGCCCACCGACGCATGGGGCTGGCTGCCGCTGGCCACCGGCGTCGCCGTCGCCGACACCGTCGCCTCCGTCGGCGCCACGGCCGCGCTGAAATGGCCCAACGATGTGCTCGCCGGCGGCGGGAAGCTGGCGGGCATCCTCGCCGAGGTGACACCCGGCCAGCAGGCGGTGGTCATCGGCGTCGGCCTCAACGTGTCGTTGCGCGCCGACGAGATCCCCGTCGACGGGGTGGTGTCGCTGACCACCCTGGGCGTACCGGCCCCCGACCGCCAGCAGCTCATCGGTCGGCTGCTCGGCGAACTCGGCACCCGGATCGGGGCGTGGCGGGCCGCGGGCGGGTTCGATGCCCGGCTGCGTGCGGACTACCGCCGGTGCAGCGCCACCTTCGGTCAGCGCGTCCGCGCGATCCTGCCCGGCGACAGCGAGGTCGTCGGCACCGCCCGCGACGTCGACGACGAGGGCCGGCTGATCCTCGAGGCTGACGGCCGCACCGTGACGATCTCGGCGGGCGACATCGTGCACCTGAGGCCCCACGAGTAG
- a CDS encoding lipase family protein: protein MRRVAGWAAAAVAVAVLATVVAWVTLRDRDTTATAPGDLVSSSGMPLAATPSGHMFGAKVTYRSTTGDGDPTVVSGTVFMPAGPPPTGGWPVIAVGHPTTGIDENCAPSRSDTLRGLRDLVTGLVDRGYAVALTDFSGLGTPGPHRYLDHRTAGRELIDSVRALRHVFPAASARWAALGASQGGGAAWSAAEQADSYGRGLDLVGAAVVAPAADVSGLVDKAEAGTLTIDQNRFLATVIESLARLDPDLDRDDYRRGAVARHWDVLTACRGDVEDRRPQAEAEIRPGDLAPADPQAARRLRDHLAASAVPREPLAAPLFVTFGGRDASIDAQWTAGAVARACELGGQVESLPQPDADHYTIGYDAALAWLADRFAGAPADSVCVR, encoded by the coding sequence GTGCGCAGGGTGGCCGGCTGGGCCGCCGCCGCGGTCGCGGTGGCGGTGCTCGCGACCGTCGTCGCCTGGGTCACGCTGCGTGACCGCGACACCACCGCCACCGCGCCGGGCGACCTGGTCAGTTCATCCGGAATGCCTTTGGCGGCAACGCCTTCCGGTCACATGTTCGGCGCCAAGGTGACGTACCGGTCCACCACCGGGGACGGCGATCCCACCGTGGTCAGCGGCACGGTGTTCATGCCCGCCGGCCCGCCGCCGACCGGGGGATGGCCGGTGATCGCCGTCGGGCACCCGACGACCGGCATCGACGAGAACTGCGCGCCGTCGCGGTCGGACACCCTGCGCGGGCTGCGCGACCTCGTCACCGGACTGGTCGACCGCGGCTACGCGGTGGCCCTCACCGACTTCAGCGGACTGGGCACCCCCGGCCCGCACCGCTACCTCGACCACCGCACCGCGGGCCGCGAGCTCATCGACTCGGTGCGCGCGCTGCGCCACGTGTTCCCGGCGGCCTCGGCACGCTGGGCCGCGCTCGGCGCCTCCCAGGGCGGCGGGGCGGCGTGGTCGGCCGCCGAGCAGGCCGACTCCTACGGCCGGGGACTCGACCTGGTCGGCGCGGCCGTGGTGGCGCCCGCCGCCGATGTCTCCGGGCTGGTGGACAAGGCCGAGGCGGGCACGCTGACCATCGACCAGAACCGGTTCCTGGCCACCGTCATCGAGTCGCTGGCCCGGCTGGACCCCGACCTCGACCGCGACGACTACCGGCGCGGCGCCGTCGCGCGGCACTGGGACGTGCTGACCGCCTGCCGCGGCGACGTGGAGGACCGCCGCCCGCAGGCGGAGGCCGAGATCCGGCCCGGTGACCTGGCGCCCGCCGACCCGCAGGCCGCCCGACGGCTGCGCGATCACCTGGCGGCCTCGGCGGTGCCGCGGGAACCGCTGGCCGCGCCGCTGTTCGTCACCTTCGGCGGGCGCGACGCGTCCATCGACGCGCAGTGGACCGCGGGCGCGGTCGCGCGGGCGTGCGAGCTGGGCGGACAGGTGGAGTCGCTGCCGCAGCCCGACGCCGACCACTACACGATCGGATACGACGCGGCGCTGGCCTGGCTGGCCGACCGGTTCGCCGGTGCGCCCGCCGACAGCGTCTGCGTTCGCTGA
- a CDS encoding PH domain-containing protein has product MPYPDNVLAAEEQVVLHRHPHWKRLVGPILILIVATTLAAFGAGYVNQTDWDRTARNIVLIVIGVIWLVIVGWLTLWPFLTWLTTHFVITDRRVMFRHGLLTRSGIDIPLARINSVEFRHGIVDRMLRTGTLIIESAAQDPLSFYDIPQVERVHSLLYHEVFDTLGSEESPS; this is encoded by the coding sequence ATGCCCTATCCGGACAACGTGCTGGCCGCCGAGGAGCAGGTGGTGCTGCACCGCCACCCGCACTGGAAGCGGCTGGTCGGCCCGATCCTGATCCTGATCGTCGCGACCACGCTGGCGGCGTTCGGCGCCGGCTACGTCAACCAGACCGACTGGGACCGCACCGCCCGCAACATCGTGCTGATCGTCATCGGGGTGATCTGGCTGGTGATCGTGGGCTGGTTGACGCTGTGGCCGTTTCTGACCTGGCTCACCACGCACTTCGTGATCACCGACCGCCGGGTGATGTTCCGGCACGGGCTGCTCACCCGCTCGGGCATCGACATCCCGCTGGCCCGGATCAACAGCGTGGAGTTCCGGCACGGCATCGTCGACCGCATGCTGCGCACCGGCACGCTGATCATCGAGTCAGCGGCCCAGGATCCGCTGTCGTTCTACGACATCCCGCAAGTGGAACGGGTCCACTCGCTGCTGTATCACGAGGTCTTCGACACCCTCGGCTCGGAGGAGTCGCCGAGCTGA
- a CDS encoding GtrA family protein — translation MSFTDATIARLPKPLRPFFERHHELIKFAIVGATTFVIDTSVFYTLKLTVLEPKPVTAKIIAGIVAVIASYILNREWSFRDRGGRERHHEALLFFGFSGVGVLLSMAPLWFSSYVLMLRVPEVSLTVENIADFISAYIVGNLLQMAFRFWAFRRFVFPDEFGRNPEKAVEALTAGGLAEVMEDHDEEIAGQAVKARGNVTPLRSRRARRLAQLGDSSEPRVSKTS, via the coding sequence GTGTCCTTTACCGATGCGACGATCGCGCGGCTGCCGAAGCCGCTTCGGCCGTTCTTCGAACGCCATCACGAACTGATCAAGTTCGCGATTGTCGGCGCGACGACCTTCGTCATCGACACGTCGGTCTTCTACACGCTCAAGCTCACGGTCCTGGAGCCCAAACCCGTCACGGCCAAGATCATCGCCGGCATCGTCGCGGTGATCGCGTCCTACATCCTCAACCGGGAATGGAGCTTCCGCGACCGCGGCGGCCGCGAGCGCCACCACGAGGCGCTGCTGTTCTTCGGGTTCAGCGGTGTGGGTGTGCTGTTGAGCATGGCCCCACTGTGGTTCTCCAGCTACGTGCTGATGCTGCGCGTACCCGAGGTCAGCCTGACCGTGGAGAACATCGCGGACTTCATCTCGGCCTACATCGTGGGCAACCTGCTGCAGATGGCCTTCCGGTTCTGGGCGTTCCGCCGTTTCGTGTTCCCCGACGAGTTCGGCCGCAACCCGGAGAAGGCCGTCGAGGCCCTGACCGCGGGCGGCCTCGCCGAGGTGATGGAGGACCACGACGAGGAGATCGCCGGCCAGGCCGTGAAGGCCAGGGGGAACGTGACGCCGCTGCGCAGCCGCCGCGCCCGGCGGCTGGCTCAGCTCGGCGACTCCTCCGAGCCGAGGGTGTCGAAGACCTCGTGA
- a CDS encoding 5-(carboxyamino)imidazole ribonucleotide synthase produces the protein MVGGGQLARMTHQAAIALGQTLRVLAVDAADPAAQVSPDIVLGSHTDLEALRRAATGAAALTFDHEHVPTALLDTLVAEGVNVAPPPTALVHAQDKLVMRRRLAELGAPVPRFAEVTTPDDVDAFAARVDGPVVLKTARGGYDGRGVTLARDLAEARAAAERYLAGGAEVLIEERVAMRRELAALVARSPFGQGAAWPVVETVQRDGICVEVVAPAPNLDDELRSAAGQLGLRLAAELGVVGVLAVELFETVDGALVVNELAMRPHNSGHWTMDGARTSQFEQHLRAVLDYPLGDTAPLAPVTVMANVLGAPQTPAMSMDERVHHLFARMPDAKVHLYGKGERPGRKIGHVNIVGEASGSIDDADYVAQVRERAVRAAHWLSHAEWTDGWDPHE, from the coding sequence ATGGTCGGCGGTGGGCAGCTGGCCCGGATGACCCATCAGGCGGCGATCGCGCTCGGCCAGACGCTGCGCGTGCTCGCCGTTGACGCGGCCGACCCCGCCGCCCAGGTCAGCCCCGACATCGTGCTGGGTTCCCACACTGACCTGGAGGCGCTGCGCCGCGCCGCGACCGGCGCCGCCGCGCTGACCTTCGACCACGAGCACGTGCCCACCGCGCTGCTGGACACGCTGGTGGCCGAGGGTGTCAACGTCGCCCCGCCGCCGACGGCGCTGGTGCACGCCCAGGACAAGCTGGTGATGCGGCGACGGCTGGCCGAGCTGGGCGCGCCGGTGCCGCGGTTCGCGGAGGTCACCACACCCGACGACGTCGACGCGTTCGCCGCCCGGGTCGACGGGCCCGTCGTCCTCAAGACCGCGCGGGGCGGCTACGACGGCCGCGGGGTGACGCTGGCCCGCGATCTGGCAGAGGCGCGCGCGGCCGCCGAGCGCTACCTGGCCGGCGGGGCCGAGGTGCTCATCGAGGAGCGGGTCGCGATGCGCCGTGAGCTGGCCGCGCTGGTGGCGCGGTCGCCGTTCGGGCAGGGCGCGGCCTGGCCGGTGGTGGAAACCGTTCAGCGCGACGGCATCTGCGTCGAGGTCGTCGCACCCGCACCGAACCTGGACGACGAACTGCGCAGCGCGGCAGGACAGTTGGGGTTGCGGCTGGCAGCCGAACTCGGGGTGGTCGGCGTGCTGGCCGTCGAGTTGTTCGAGACCGTCGACGGGGCCCTGGTGGTCAACGAACTCGCAATGCGCCCGCACAACTCGGGCCACTGGACCATGGACGGCGCCCGCACCAGCCAGTTCGAGCAGCACCTGCGCGCGGTGCTGGACTACCCGCTCGGCGACACCGCACCACTGGCGCCGGTCACCGTGATGGCCAACGTGCTCGGCGCCCCGCAGACACCGGCGATGTCGATGGACGAGCGGGTGCACCACCTGTTCGCGCGCATGCCCGACGCCAAGGTGCACCTGTACGGCAAGGGGGAGCGGCCGGGCCGCAAGATCGGCCACGTCAACATCGTCGGCGAGGCGAGCGGGTCGATCGACGACGCCGACTACGTCGCGCAGGTACGGGAACGTGCGGTCAGGGCGGCACATTGGTTGTCGCACGCGGAATGGACGGACGGATGGGATCCACATGAGTAG
- the purE gene encoding 5-(carboxyamino)imidazole ribonucleotide mutase codes for MSSAPAPRVGLIMGSDSDWSVMEEAALALAEFDVPFEVGVVSAHRTPVRMIEYAQNAADRGIEVIIAGAGGAAHLPGMVASATPLPVIGVPVPLARLDGLDSLLSIVQMPAGVPVATVSIGGARNAGLLAVRILAAADRELRERMVRFQADLHDMVLAKDAALRERLLGD; via the coding sequence ATGAGTAGTGCCCCTGCGCCCCGGGTCGGTCTGATCATGGGCAGCGACAGCGACTGGTCGGTGATGGAGGAGGCCGCGCTGGCGCTGGCCGAGTTCGACGTGCCGTTCGAGGTCGGCGTCGTCTCCGCGCACCGCACCCCGGTGCGGATGATCGAGTACGCCCAGAACGCCGCCGACCGCGGCATCGAGGTGATCATCGCCGGCGCCGGCGGGGCCGCCCACCTGCCCGGCATGGTGGCCTCGGCGACACCGCTGCCGGTGATCGGGGTGCCGGTGCCGCTGGCGCGGCTCGACGGGCTGGACTCGCTGCTGTCGATCGTGCAGATGCCCGCGGGTGTCCCGGTGGCCACCGTGTCGATCGGCGGCGCCCGCAACGCCGGCCTGCTGGCGGTGCGCATCCTCGCCGCCGCCGACCGCGAACTGCGGGAGCGGATGGTGCGCTTCCAGGCCGACCTGCACGACATGGTGCTGGCCAAGG